In one window of Burkholderia multivorans ATCC BAA-247 DNA:
- the ctaD gene encoding cytochrome c oxidase subunit I, with translation MAVTHDSRPVLERVPDLGDAPPGSPDERALAALWESEPGWRGWLGTVDHKRIGLRYIVTAFAFLLLGGVEALVMRIQLARPNATLLTPAQYDALFTMHGVTMIFLYALPVLSGFANYLWPLMLGSRDMAFPRLNAFSYWVFLFAGLFLYASFPLGAVPDGGWFNYVPLTSLDYSAGANIDIYALGMILLGISTTGGAANFVVTLLRMRAHGMSIDRLPIIVWGTLTASVANLVAVPSVSLAFFLLWLDRNAGTHFFDVAHDGRPLLWQHLFWMFAHPWVYVVVLPAMGIVSDALPTFCRRPLVAYEAVAVSTVATMLIGFEVWVHHMFATGIAPLALAFFGAASMLISIPSAVAVFAWIATIWTGRPVFRTPFLYFAGFVLMFVIGGVSGVMTAAVPLDWQLTDTYFVVAHLHYVLLGINVFPVLGGITYWFPKFTGRMMNERVGRWTFWVVLIGFNVGFFPMHVSGLLGMPRRIYTYPSGMGWDTSNLLTTIGSFVFGIGIVMFVINALVSARRGARAGDNPWGAPGLEWSVASPTPAYNFAVLPLIASRHPLWETRGEPRRSSLRVGYRLADGREALAVSPLAATPSAILKMPEDTCVPFVLSLLATAVFAAMLVRSPTLVGVAALGCAIALGAWLWPRRSLGQRAPAPERDGVPPPAPFTMHEPAAAAAPPAAPAPYGAPLPVGSCGKRAGGWWGVLTLVVTEAGLFGYLLFSYFYLQSQSAAPWPPEGMPKLGLAGVDTAVLLSSSVFVWLAERAVRAGRRPRAVAALAVALVLGVAFALVQLHEWREHPYGPTAHLYGSLYFTITGFHLAHVVAGLAILALLAGWTAAGFFDRERRVALTVGALYWHFVDFVWLFIFTALYVTPYWLRRPG, from the coding sequence CCGCCCGGCTCGCCGGACGAGCGCGCGCTCGCCGCGCTGTGGGAGTCCGAGCCGGGCTGGCGCGGCTGGCTCGGCACCGTCGACCACAAGCGGATCGGCCTGCGCTACATCGTCACCGCCTTCGCGTTTCTGCTGCTCGGCGGCGTCGAGGCGCTCGTGATGCGCATCCAGCTCGCGCGGCCGAACGCGACGCTGCTCACGCCCGCGCAGTACGACGCGCTGTTCACGATGCACGGCGTGACGATGATCTTCCTGTACGCGCTGCCCGTGCTGTCCGGTTTCGCGAACTATCTGTGGCCGCTGATGCTCGGCTCGCGCGACATGGCGTTTCCGCGGCTGAACGCGTTCTCGTACTGGGTGTTCCTGTTCGCGGGGCTGTTCCTCTACGCGAGCTTTCCGCTCGGCGCGGTGCCCGACGGCGGCTGGTTCAATTACGTGCCGCTCACGTCGCTCGACTACAGCGCGGGCGCGAACATCGACATCTATGCGCTCGGGATGATCCTGCTCGGCATCTCGACGACGGGCGGCGCCGCGAACTTCGTCGTCACGCTGCTGCGCATGCGCGCGCACGGCATGTCGATCGACCGGCTGCCGATCATCGTGTGGGGCACGCTGACCGCATCCGTCGCGAATCTGGTCGCGGTGCCGTCGGTGAGCCTGGCGTTCTTCCTGCTGTGGCTCGACCGCAATGCGGGCACGCACTTCTTCGACGTCGCGCACGACGGCCGCCCGCTGCTCTGGCAGCACCTGTTCTGGATGTTCGCGCACCCGTGGGTGTACGTCGTCGTGCTGCCCGCGATGGGGATCGTGTCCGATGCACTGCCGACGTTCTGCCGGCGGCCGCTCGTCGCGTACGAAGCCGTTGCGGTGTCGACCGTCGCGACGATGCTGATCGGCTTCGAGGTCTGGGTGCATCACATGTTCGCGACCGGCATCGCGCCGCTCGCGCTCGCGTTCTTCGGCGCGGCCAGCATGCTGATCTCGATTCCGAGCGCGGTCGCCGTGTTCGCGTGGATCGCGACGATCTGGACCGGGCGGCCCGTGTTCCGCACGCCGTTCCTGTACTTCGCGGGCTTCGTGCTGATGTTCGTGATCGGCGGCGTATCGGGCGTGATGACGGCGGCCGTGCCGCTCGACTGGCAGCTGACCGACACGTACTTCGTCGTCGCGCATCTGCACTACGTGCTGCTCGGGATCAACGTGTTTCCGGTGCTCGGCGGCATCACCTACTGGTTTCCGAAGTTCACGGGCCGGATGATGAACGAGCGCGTCGGCCGCTGGACGTTCTGGGTCGTGCTGATCGGTTTCAACGTCGGCTTTTTTCCGATGCACGTGTCGGGGCTGCTAGGGATGCCGCGCCGCATCTACACCTACCCGTCCGGCATGGGCTGGGATACGTCGAACCTGCTGACGACGATCGGCTCGTTCGTGTTCGGCATCGGCATCGTGATGTTCGTGATCAACGCGCTCGTCAGCGCGCGGCGCGGCGCGCGCGCCGGCGACAATCCGTGGGGCGCGCCGGGCCTCGAATGGTCGGTCGCGTCGCCGACACCCGCCTACAACTTCGCGGTGCTGCCGCTGATCGCGTCGCGCCATCCACTGTGGGAAACGCGCGGCGAGCCGCGCCGTTCGAGCCTGCGCGTCGGCTACCGGCTCGCCGACGGGCGCGAGGCGCTCGCGGTGTCGCCGCTCGCCGCGACGCCGAGCGCGATCCTCAAGATGCCGGAGGACACCTGCGTGCCGTTCGTGCTGTCGCTGCTCGCGACGGCCGTGTTCGCCGCGATGCTGGTGCGCTCGCCGACGCTCGTCGGCGTTGCCGCGCTCGGCTGCGCGATCGCGCTCGGCGCGTGGCTGTGGCCGCGCCGCTCGCTCGGCCAGCGCGCCCCCGCCCCCGAGCGCGACGGCGTGCCGCCGCCCGCGCCGTTCACGATGCACGAGCCGGCCGCTGCCGCTGCACCGCCGGCCGCGCCCGCGCCGTATGGCGCGCCGCTGCCGGTCGGCAGCTGCGGCAAACGCGCGGGCGGCTGGTGGGGTGTGCTGACGCTCGTCGTGACCGAGGCCGGCCTGTTCGGCTATCTGCTGTTCAGCTATTTCTACCTCCAGTCGCAGTCGGCCGCGCCGTGGCCGCCCGAAGGGATGCCGAAGCTCGGGCTCGCCGGCGTCGACACGGCCGTGCTGCTGTCGAGCAGCGTGTTCGTCTGGCTCGCCGAACGGGCGGTGCGCGCCGGCCGTCGGCCGCGTGCCGTCGCCGCGCTCGCCGTCGCGCTCGTGCTCGGCGTCGCGTTCGCGCTCGTCCAGCTGCACGAATGGCGCGAGCATCCGTACGGGCCGACCGCCCATCTGTACGGCAGCCTGTATTTCACGATCACGGGCTTTCACCTTGCGCACGTCGTCGCGGGGCTCGCGATTCTCGCGCTGCTCGCCGGCTGGACCGCGGCCGGCTTCTTCGACCGCGAGCGGCGCGTCGCGCTGACCGTCGGCGCGCTGTACTGGCACTTCGTCGATTTCGTCTGGCTGTTCATCTTCACCGCGCTGTACGTGACGCCGTACTGGCTCAGGAGGCCCGGATGA